Part of the Flavobacterium okayamense genome, AAGACAAACTAAAATAAATGTTCTCCATAATTCACAATTTTACAATTCAATCTAATGCTGAAAAGGTTTTTGAAGCAATTAGTACACCAGAGGGCTTGAACAATTGGTGGACATTGAATTGCACTGGAAAACCTGCTTTGAACGAAGAGTACAATTTGAATTTTACTGATGAATACAATTGGTTTGCCAAAATTTCAAAATTTGAAGAGAATAAACTTATCGAATTTTCTA contains:
- a CDS encoding SRPBCC family protein, yielding MFSIIHNFTIQSNAEKVFEAISTPEGLNNWWTLNCTGKPALNEEYNLNFTDEYNWFAKISKFEENKLIEFSMLKAMDDWMPTRFGFELTEEDNQTHVHFYHTNWQEQSQHYGITSYCWANLLRQMKDYIEKGIITEFSKRN